ATGATATTATGGAACTTGCAACAAAAGCGAGAGATGGTAAACTAACAATGGAAGAAATGCAAGGTGGAAGCATGTCGATTTCTAACCTCGGATTTGAAGGAGGTAAATGGTTTACTCCAGTAATTAACCAACCTGAAGTTGCGATCTTAGGAATTGGACGCATTGAAGAGCAACCTGTCGTTGTAGACGGTGAAGTTGTTCCTGCACGTGTACTTGCGATTTCTATTAGTTACGACCATAGAGTAATCGATGGTGCAGTAGCGCAAAGAGCATTAAATCACATTAAGAAATTACTAAATAATCCTGATTTACTATTAATGGAGGGGTAAAATAATGGTTGTAGGAGATTTTGCAATCGAAGTAGATACAGTCGTCATTGGTGCTGGTCCAGGAGGATACGTAGCAGCAATTCGTGCGGCTCAGTTAGGACAAAAAGTTGTACTCGTTGAGAAAGATACAGTTGGAGGCGTATGCTTAAACGTTGGTTGTATTCCATCTAAAGCATTAATCGCTTCATCACACAGATATCAAGATGCTAAAAACTCTGAAGATATGGGCGTTAAAGTTAAAGACGTAAAATTAGATTTCTCTAAAGTACAAGAATTTAAAGGTAAAGTCGTCGACCAACTTGTTGGTGGTGTAGAATCACTACTTAAAGGTAACAAAGTTGAAGTTGTTAAAGGTGAAGCTTACTTCTCTGGTAAAAACAGCATTAAAGTTGCGACTGAAAACCAATCACAAACGTATGAGTTTAAACATGCGATTGTAGCGACAGGTTCTCGTCCGATTGAAATCCCAGGATTTGCATTTGGTGATCGTGTACTCGATTCAACAGGTGCACTTAACCTAGAAAAATTACCTAAAAAACTTGTTGTTATCGGTGGAGGATATATCGGTACTGAACTTGGTACTGCATATGCAAACTTAGGTACTGAAGTAACAATTTTAGAAGGTATGAAAGATATCTTAGGTGGTTTCGAAAGAAACATGACATCACTCGTTAAACGTAACCTTAAGAAAAAAGACGTTAAAGTTGTGACTGAGGCGATGGCAAAATCAGCTGAAGAAACTAAAGATGGCGTTAAAGTTACGTATGAAGATAAAAAAGGTAACACTGAGACAATCGAAGCAGACTACGTATTAGTTACTGTAGGTCGTCGTCCAAATACAGACGAACTTGGTTTAGAAGGTATCGGTGTTAAATTAACAGACAGAGGACTTGTTGAAGTTGATAAACAAGGTCGTTCATCTGTTGATTCAATCTTTGCAATTGGTGATATCGTACCTGGTTTACCACTTGCACATAAAGCAAGCTACGAAGCAAAAGTTGCTGCTGAAGCAATCGCTGGTGAAAAATCTGAAGTAGATTACATCGGTATGCCTGCAGTATGCTTCACAGAGCCTGAACTTGCATCAGTTGGTATTAATGAAACTGAAGCAAAAGAAGAAGGACTCGACATCGTTACAGGCCGTTTCCCATTTGCAGCAAATGGTCGTGCAATCGGTTTAAACAAAACAGATGGTTTCGTAAAACTCGTTGCGCGTAAAGAAGACGGATTAGTAATCGGTGCTCAAGTAGCTGGTGACGGCGCGTCAGACATCATTTCTGAACTTGCATTAGCAGTTGAAACAGGAATGACATTAGAAGACGTTGCATTAACAATTCACCCGCACCCAACATTAGGTGAAATGCCTATGGAAGCGGCTGAAGCAGCACTTGGACGTCCAATCCACTCATTATAATTAACTAAAGCGCTCAAATGAGCGCTTTTTTCTTTGGAGGTTTTTATATATGGAATATAGTTACCCACTTGATTTAGAATGGTCGACAGAAGAAATAATTACAGTGACGCACTTTTATCAAACGATTGAAAAGGGATATGAATCAGGTGTGACTCATAATGAGTTACAGACTGCTTATGAATCGTTTAAAGAAATTGTACCGAGTAAAGCAGAAGAAAAAACATTATTTAACGAGTTTGAAAAAGCATCTAGCTATCATCCTTGGGGACTTATTAAAGAGTTAAAAGATACGAATTCAAATGATATTATTAAAAAATAAAATGATTTAAATAATATGTCTAAAAAAATAATAAATAGGGTATAATCAAGAAACAACAGAAACATATTGGAGTGAAGATTATGGCAAAACGAGATTACACCGTGAGAGTTGAACCGATTTCACGCGTGCCTGAAAAAATTATCGGTTGGATTGGTTGGATTGCGTTACTCGCAGTCGTAGTATTAATTGCCTACGTATCGTATGCGATTGGAAACGATCCACAATTTATGAATATTATTGAAGAAGAAGCGAGACGAGCAGCAGTAGAAGAGGGAGTTAACCCTCAAGAAGTAACAAATCTTCTCGTAGGAATGCTTAGTAAATTATGGCTTCTTAGCTTAATTGGAGTAATTCCGTTAATTATTTCATTTATCGGTTTAGTAAAAATGAAAAAGAGAATCTTAGCAGGTTCATTACTCTTAATTACAGCAATCATTATTGCACCATTTGTCGTAACATTATTCTCATCATTAATGTTCGTCATTGCAGCGGTATTATTATTTGTACGTAAAGATAAAGAAACGAGTATCAATGATTATAATGATCGTCAAGTATCACCGACTTATGAAGACGATACACGTGTCGCTAAAAAACCTGAAACTAGTCCAGCGCCAGTAATCGCTGAAGACGAAGATCTAGAAAAAACACGCATGTTTACGGCAGTAGACGAAGAGGATTATAAAGACATCAGCTACGACGAAGACTTATCTCCATTAGACGATGTAGATAACGATGCAAAACGTACGAGAAGAGAAAACCTCGATAAGAGAAATGAAGAGTAATTTATAAGCAACTACTTTTGTAGTTGCTTTTTTATATTGAAGAAGAGTCGGTTAGACCGACTCTTCTTCAATATAAAATGTATGCAGTGTATTGAACACGTTTTTAAGTTCTTCTAAGAAAGCTTCGTCTGATTTTAAGACCGGATCATTTTTATCGTAAAACTTACCGATCATTAACTCTCCAGATTTTACCGTTTTTAAACGTTCGATTGCTTTTTTAACGTCGTCTTCTTTTAAATCTTTTATAAACATCTTTTCAGGTTTCATATGATTTTTTGTAATAAAATACCCGTCACCTAAATTTAAAATATCATCGACTTGATTTATTAAACGGTCGGCCATATATTCTTTTGACGGCGCTTCATAAATAATACCGTACTGACAAAACGCATGGTCTTTAAATAGTCCAATTTGAAAGTGCGGTAACATTTTATATCCACGTTTATTCGTACTAAACGCAACCCAAGAATCAATCGGTGGGTTCACTTTACGGCGTGCATGTTGTGCGACGTGTGTAAAATGTGTGTCATCCGTCATTTCTGTTAAGTAATCACTAAAATATTCACCTAAATTTTCAAGCTTAACTCGTGCGTGCTTTTTTAGTTCAGACATTGTTTTTTCGAGTGTATCATGTGTAAATACATCGAAATCTTCTTCAGTAAATGTGTACTTCATCGTCTCTTCCTCCAACAATTCGTTAGCTTTATGATAAAATAATAATGAGTAATCATCAAATAATTGAGGTGAAGTAAATGGATGTATATGAATTTGCAAAATCATTAATACGAGACGCTGGAGATTTTATTGAAACGAGACGACTTGAAGGCTTTGAAGTAATGAGAAAGACTGGACCACATGATTTAGTGACGCCAGTCGATAAAGAAACAGAAGAATTTATTTATAAGCGTATTAAAGCACAGTTCCCTGAACACAATATCGTTGGTGAAGAGACATATGGTAAAGACGTTAAAACGTTAAAAGGGTTTACGTGGATTGTCGACCCGATTGACGGTACAGTAAACTTCATTAACCAAAACGATAACTTTGCGATTTCTGTCGGTATATATAAAGACGAAGAACCGTATTGTGGATTTGTGTATGACGTAGCGAATAAAGTACTCTATCACTCAAAAGTTGGTGAAGGCGCTTATAGAAATAGCGAGAAAATTAAAGAAGTTGACTATCAGCCATTAGACGATACAATCGTCGGCGTGAGTCATAAATGGTTATTAAAAGACGACGTGAGACAATTCTTTATCGAACTAGTCGATAAAGCACGATCTGTACGAAATAGAGGAAGCGCAGCACTCGACTTTACGTCAGTCGCTGATGGTAAATATGGAGCTGTCGTATTTTACGAACTCTTCCCATGGGATTATGCCGGGGGTAGAATTTTAACAAATGAACTCGGACTAAAATGTGTGACGTTAACAGGTGAAGACGTTCCAGAACTTGAAGCATCGAGTGTCGTATGTGGGCATGAGAAATTAGTCGATGAAATACTCGAGATATTTGATCACGAATCATTTAAAGAAGTACACGACAAATTCTTTATTAAATAAAAAATTCCCCGCTCGTATGAGGGGGAATATTTATTATAGCCAATCGTTTTCGCGATATTTTTTCTTTAATGTAAAACCAATACCAAAAATTGCAACAAATCCAATTGCTAATAGTATTGCGAATCCCCACATCTCTTCAGCGAGTGTGACTGATAATAAAACGAGTAAAACGATTGCGAGTACCGCAAGTATGAAAAAAATCCCTTTCGATTTTTTCTCCATGTATATCGACTCCACATATAAATTTTCTCAATTATATCATAGAATAAGTACGATATGATATAATTGTACAGTTAAATAACCTAAATACGAAGGGAACTTTTGAATGACAGTAAGAAAAGATTTAAGAAATATAGCGATTATCGCCCACGTAGACCACGGTAAAACGACGTTAGTCGACCAATTATTAAAACAATCTGGTTTATTTAGAGACAACGAACACGTTGAGGACCGTGCGATGGACAGTGGCGATATTGAAAAAGAGCGCGGTATTACAATTTTATCTAAAAACACTGCGATTGATTATGAAGATGTAAGAATTAATATTTTAGATACACCAGGACACGCAGACTTCGGTGGAGAAGTAGAACGTATTTTAAAAATGGTCGACGGAGTAATACTCGTCGTTGATGCATTTGAAGGTACGATGCCACAGACGCGTTTCGTGCTTAAAAAAGCTTTAGACGTCGGTGTGACGCCGCTTGTTGTCGTCAATAAAATCGATAAACCACAAGCACGACCTGAAGCGGTTGTCGACGAAGTACTTGAACTATTTATCGATTTAGGAGCAGATGATGACCAACTTGAATTCCCAGTCGTATACGCTTCAGCGATGAACGGAACTGCAAGCTTAGATCCAGAAACTCAAGACGACAATATGAAAGTGCTATACGATACGATTTTAGAGTCTGTTCCTGCACCTGTAGATAATAGCGATGAACCGTTACAATTCCAAGTATCATTATTAGATTATAACGATTACGTTGGACGTATCGGTATCGGTCGTGTATTTAGAGGGTCAATTTCAGTTGGAGAAAATGTATCACTCGTTAAATTAGATGGTACAGTAAAACAATTTAGAGTCACTAAAATGTTTGGATTTTTAGGTCTGAAACGTATTGAAATTGAACATGCGAAAGCTGGAGACATTATCGCATTAAGTGGTTTAGAAGATATTAACGTCGGTGAAACAGTCACAGACCGTGAAACAGTAGAAGCACTCCCTGCACCAACTATTGATGAACCTACGTTACAAATGACGTTTTCAGTAAATAACTCACCATTTGCTGGGCGTGAAGGTAAATTTGTAACAGCACGTCAAATTAAAGACCGCTTAGATATTCAACTAGAAACGGACGTATCGTTAAGAGTCGACCAAGGAGCAACGCCAGATCAGTTTATCGTTTCTGGACGTGGAGAGTTACACTTATCCATCTTAATTGAAAATATGAGACGTGAAGGATACGAGCTTCAAGTATCTAAACCAGAAGTTATTATTCGTGAAATTGATGGTAAAAAACATGAACCGTTTGAGCGCGTACAAATTAACGTACCAAGTGAACATGCAGGAAGTGTCATTGAGTCGCTCGGCCAACGTAAAGGTGAAATGTTAGATATGGCGACTGAAGATGGTCAAACGAAACTCGTGTTTTTAGTACCATCTCGTGGTTTAATAGGATATACGACAGATTTTATGACGATGACTCACGGTTATGGTATTTTAAACCATACGTTTGAAGATTATCGTCCAGTAATCCAAGGTAAAATTGGTGGACGTCGTAACGGTGTACTCGTTTCTATTAACAAAGGTCCAGCGAGCGCATTTGCAATTATGAACTTAGAAGACCGTGGAACAAACTTCACTGAACCTGGTACAGAAGTGTATGAGGGAATGATTGTCGGTGAGAACTCACGTGAAAATGATTTAGGTGTAAACATTACGAAAACAAAAGCACACACAAATATGCGTTCAGCAACAAAGGACCAAACAGAAACGATGAAACGTCCAAGAATTATGACGCTAGAAGAAGCGTTAGAATATATTAACGTCGATGAGTTAGTAGAAGTGACGCCAGAGTCGATTCGTTTACGTAAAAAGATTTTAAACAAAAGTGAACGCGACCGTGCGCTAAAGAATGCTAAAAAGCAAGAGGAGTAGAAGGCAATGTTTTTTTCGTTCGTCTTAATGACAGCGGCACAAACAGACGAGAGTAGCTTATATAACCGATTGTCGATGTTTGGTAAGCTATATGGCGCAGATCAAAATCCAGATACTGCGATGTGGTTATTGTTTATTACTGTATACGTACTATCCGTTCTCGCATACGTACTTGGTTTTGCGAAAAAGTTAAAACTTTGGCAAAATATCGTGATTTATATCATCATGCTATTATTCTCATTACCACTGACATTTTTTGCAGCGTTTTACCCGGTGGCAGAGTGTTTAATCGTCATCGTATTTGTAATGGGAATGTACAGATTTAGACTATATAATGAAAAGAAAAAAGGTACGATTTCATTCGATAAAAAAGAAACGAATAAATAAAAAAACGACCTGTCACATATATTAAAATGTGACAGGTCTTTATTTTATACGAACGTAAATGCTGTAACGTATTCGTATCGTTCGATGATTTCTCCGTCTTTAATGACGAGTAGGTCGATCATACCGTCGTCGTATAATCTCTTACCATTATTAGAAAACTGTGCGTAATGCTCGTAACGGTCTTTATATGCGAGTGTTGTCGTCCCGTTTTTATGTGTAATTTCATACTTTACGCTTTTTGGTTCAGCGTATTCTAAAAATGGGTCGAGCGCCATAATAAACGTGCCGTTTAGCAGTTCTTCTTTTTTATTTTTATATCTCTTTTCTGATTTTAATGTCGGTGGAAGTGTGTCTCCTTCTATAATTTGACGGTTCCACTCTTCACTATCCTCAAATTCAATGTGTTCTTCATCATGTACTAAATCTTCTATATGTATTTTACGATTGTCGAAAATCCATGCACTCGAGTCTAATGTAATGACGAAGTTTACGTTTCCTTTAATTTGTAGCAGCATGTAACCCCTCCTAAGCTTAAATTATACCAAATTATACATAATTGAACATAGCCACTCACTTGAAAAATGTAATACTGTAGAGTAGTATTTAGTTGTAATGAAAAGGGGGAAGGGCCTTGTCTAGTGAAGAAACTTTAAAAAGGCTTGCATTAGAAACACTCGAGCAAGATGCAGATAGAATCGTACAACTGATTCGTGTTCAAATGGATAATTTGACAATGCCTCAATGCCCGGTATATGAAGAAGTGTTAGATACTCAAATGTTCGGGTTATCTAAAGAAATTCATTTTGCAGTGAGACTAGGGTTAATAGATAGAGAGCATGGACGTTCGATATTAGCAGATTTAGAAAAGCAAGTATCAGACGTACATGAAGCGTATTATGAGCATAGAGAACAACTAAAAAAGGCAAATAAGTAGTGGGTGATCCAATGAAGAAAGCAAAACGCTTAAACTACCCGATTAGTAAGACAAATCAGCACATTGATTATGTCATTATATTTGCATACATAGCACTTGCAATCATTGGCCTTGTCATGATTTATAGTGGGAGTATGGTTAAATCATCACGCAGTGAGATGACGAACTTTAATCCAAAGTTTTTCTTTGATTCGCAGTTACGTTTTGTCATATTTGGGATGACGATATTTGTAATTATTACATTTTTTACGAGTTCACGATTATTTAGAAAGCCGATTATTCCAATTGCGTTAATTGCGGGAAGTATTCTTTTACTTCTTGCGACTCAAATCTTTGGTATTGAAGTAAACGGTGAGAAAAACTGGATTCGTCTCGGATTTATAAATTTACAGACATCTGAGTTCGTTAAAATTGTTGTCATTATGTATTTAGCATATGTTTATGACAGGCGACTACGTATAAAAACAGAGCTTATCCCTACAGATACGAAGCACTTGATGCCATTTGTACTCGTACTCGTAATGACGTTATGGATTGGTAGAAATGACTTCGGAACGTCGTTAATCATTTTATCGATTATTATCTCGATGTTTTTCTATTTAAACTTTGAACGGAAATTTACGTTTATGATATTTGCAGGAATTGTAGGTATTATCATCCTTGTCGTCGGAGCTTTTATCATGTTTGACGGACAATTTTTAAGTTCATATCAGCTCGCGAGAATCGATACGTTTTTCCATCCATTTAACGACCCGTATGGTGACGGTTATCAGCTTACGAACAGCTTAATTGCGATAGCCAATGGAGGACTAATTGGGCAAGGTATTGGAAACGGCATATTGAAACTCGGATTTTTACCTGAAGCACAGACGGACTTTATATTTTCAGTTATCGCAGAAGAGCTTGGGCTCATCGGGGTACTTATCGTACTAGGATTATATGCAACAATTGTCATTAAAGCATTTTATTATTCATATCATACTGGAGATTTATATTTAAGACTCATTACGTTTGGGATTGGTATATATATTACAATCCAATGTTTCTTTAACATTGGAGGCGCAACGAAAACTATTCCATTAACGGGTGTTCCGTTACCGTTGCTCAGTTACGGTGGATCAAGTTTCTTGAGTATATCGATTGCATTAGCAGTATTATCTGTGGCTATTAAAGAAATTAGATATCGTAAAGCAATCAATCGTGATTAAAGACGTTGTTATAACGTCTTTTTTTAATATAAAAAAACGTGAGGGGAAACCCTCACGTTTTATGGTTCATAGTCCGGTCGACTAATGAGTAAGATGTAATAGCATAGTATACCGAATATTAAAGTGATAAATAATGCATGGAATAGTGCGATGAAAATATTTGCGTACGTAAATATCGTTAAAGCACCTGTGATGATTTGTAATACGAGTAAAGTCATCATGATAATCCAACCGTTCTTAATGACTCGGTAGTTGCTGTAATGTTTTAATACGTGAATTAAAGCGATAACCATCCAAATAAATAGTATGAGTACTAAAAAGCGGTGTCCCATTTGAACGGCTTGATAAAAGTTCGTTGGTAAAATTTGGTTTGGCATACAGTGTGGCCATTTTGTACATGCGAGTGATGCATCGGCATGTCTAACTAATGCGCCGCTATATATTACGAAATAAATATAAATAATAATCCCGATCGTATGACGTCTCAGTCCTTTATGTATGATAAGACCTTTCGTATCATACTTTAAGTCAACGTGGAAGACGAGTAGTGTTAACACGAACACAGCTGCAAAACATATTAACGAAATTCCAAAGTGTGCAGCGAGAACAAACTCACCGTGCCATAAACCAACAACTGCCGCGGCACCAATTAAACTTTGGATGAGAATAAAACTAAGAGATACACAGACGAGAAACTTCGTCTCTCTAATATGTGAGAGTTGTTTCCAAGCCATAACTCCAAAGATGATTAAAAAGATAATTGCGATTCCAGATACACCTCTATGTGCAATCTCAATTATCGTATCTAATGGCCAGTCTTTAGGGATAAGTTGACCATGACATAGTGGCCAAGAATCTCCACACCCTTCAGCAGATCCAGTTTTTGTCACGAGTGCTCCACCGATTTGAACAAAAACCATGATGAGTGTAGTGATCACCGCCACTATTTTCAATTTTTTATACAACCAAAACACCTCATTAAAAAAATCCGTACAAATATCTGTTCAATTAATAAATATAAACCATCACATAGAATCATGCAATAATTAAAGTTATAAGAAAGACTTAACAAAATTGTAAACTGTGGTAGAATCTATATGTAAACAATAGCGACTATAGTGGCACTTTCCATAGATAAATGTTTCAATTGTAAATTATTTGAACAATTTTTGAACAATCTGTGAAAAAAAGGTGTCAACACTATAGATTCTCGGTCTGTTTTCCTATATCATTATAGTAACTAGAAATGTTGGTGAAAGGGGGCGAAGGTTAAATGCAGAGTCATGTGTCTAGTGAAAGGCATACGATGACGTTTATTGAAAAACAACAAGCATTTCGAGTGTTAATTAAAGAAGGTATCATAAAAGCGAACTTGATCCCAGCATTTGCTGCTGGTTTTCTAGCTGTTATGTATTATGGTCATTCTTTTTTCAGCTCGCTTCCATTGTTGTTAATCATGCTATTAGGTGTTGGTCTTTTAATTGGTGGCGTTGCTGCACTGAATAACTATTATGACCGGGATATTGATTCAGTTATGAAGTCTAAGCAACAACGACCAAGTATCGACGGCACGTATAGTGGGAAAGACATCCTATGGATTGGTTTTTCAATGGTTGTTATAGGAGAAATTCTCTTATATTCAATTAATATGACTGCAGGTACACTTGGCCTCTTAGCTGGTTTTGGCTATGTAGTCCTATATTCCATCTACTCTAAAAGACATTATGTTGTCAATACAGTAGTTGGAGCATTACCAGGAGCAGCACCTCCCTTAATTGGATGGGCGGTTATAGACCCAAACTTACATACACTCGCGTTTGCGATGTTCTTTGTAATGTTTATATGGCAACCACCGCACTTTTACGCTTTAGCAATAAATCGTAAAGATGAGTACAGCACCGCTAACATTCCAATGTTACCGAGTGTGAAGGGAGAAAAACGTACGGTTAGGTCGATTGTGATGTGGATATCACTACTCGTCATTACCCCGTTTTTCATGACTGATTTAGGGATTTGGTTTGTCGTATTAATCACACTGCTGAACTTAAGTTGGTTAATACTTTCCTTAAACATGTTTAAGCCAATCACCGATTACAAGCGCTATGCAAAAACAGTGTTTGTATTTTCTTTAAATTACATTCTTATTTTTTACGTTATGATTATAGTCGCCGGTCTATTAATCTAAACTTATTTTTGAAAGAGGGGTCTATTAGATGAAGAACAGTTGGACTAAAACAAAATTTTATATGTTAATGTCTGTTCTTGCTATTTTCTTAGCAGGCTGTGGTAAAGAAAACTTAAGTGCTTTACAACCTGCTGGTGAAGTTGGGAGACAACAATTTTTCTTAATTATTCTTTCAATTTCAATCATGTTACTTGTCGTTGGAACAGTAGCAATCGCATTTACAATTGCAGTTGTAAAAAGTCGTAGAAGTAAAGTGGGAGAAGATTTCGTACCAAAGCAAGTTGCGGGTAACCATACACTTGAAGTAATTTGGACGACTATCCCAATTATTTTACTTATCATCTTAGCAATCCCAACAGTTTGGGTAACATTTACTCTAGCAGACGTTGAGGATATGGTAACTGAAGATGGTGTAGCGAACAAAGATTCAGTAATCGTTAACGTAACTGCTTACCAATATTGGTGGGAGTTTGAATACGTTCATGAAAATGTTGTTACGAGTCAAGACTTAGTCGTTCCAACGGATGAAAAAGTATTCTTCAACTTAAAAGGTGCTGACGTAAAACACTCATTCTGGGTACCTGCAGCGGGTGGTAAACTCGATACAAACGTTGACGGAATCAACAGCTTCTACTTAGTGTTTGATGATGACAAAGCAGAAAACGCAGATCGTTTATTCTACGGTAAATGTGCGGAATTATGTGGTCCTTCACACGCACTAATGGACTTTAAAGTAGTTGCATTACCAAGAGCAGAATTCGATCAATGGTTAGCTGATATGAAAGTCTACGAAGAAGAGGCAAAAGTTGCATCAGCTGACGATGCAAAAGAAGGTCAAGAAATCTTCAACAACTCTTGTATAGGATGTCACGCAGTTACACCAACTAACCCTGGTGCTGCTGGACCAAACTTAACTAACTTTGGTGATAGAGAACTAATCGCTGGTATTTTAGAGCACAACAAAGAAAACTTAGTAAGCTGGATCAGAAGATCCAGAAAAGATTAAACCAGACAACAAAATGACTGGTGCTTATCAATTAAACGATGAAGAAATTGACAAAGTAGCTGCATACTTAATGGAGCTAAAACTAGATAAAAACTCTGGCGATGTCGAAAAAATGAAAAAAGAGATTGAAGCAGAGAAAAATGAGGACAATGATGAAGGGGGCGACAAATAAGCATGGCAACAGTTAATGGGCAAAAAGTTGGCTTTGGGCGTTTAATATGGGAATATTTAACGACAGTAGACCATAAGAAGATTGCAATCCTTTACTTAATTGGCGGTGGATTCTTCTTCGTCATGGGTGGTATTGAAGCGATGCTTATTCGTATTCAGC
Above is a genomic segment from Nosocomiicoccus massiliensis containing:
- the lpdA gene encoding dihydrolipoyl dehydrogenase, which codes for MVVGDFAIEVDTVVIGAGPGGYVAAIRAAQLGQKVVLVEKDTVGGVCLNVGCIPSKALIASSHRYQDAKNSEDMGVKVKDVKLDFSKVQEFKGKVVDQLVGGVESLLKGNKVEVVKGEAYFSGKNSIKVATENQSQTYEFKHAIVATGSRPIEIPGFAFGDRVLDSTGALNLEKLPKKLVVIGGGYIGTELGTAYANLGTEVTILEGMKDILGGFERNMTSLVKRNLKKKDVKVVTEAMAKSAEETKDGVKVTYEDKKGNTETIEADYVLVTVGRRPNTDELGLEGIGVKLTDRGLVEVDKQGRSSVDSIFAIGDIVPGLPLAHKASYEAKVAAEAIAGEKSEVDYIGMPAVCFTEPELASVGINETEAKEEGLDIVTGRFPFAANGRAIGLNKTDGFVKLVARKEDGLVIGAQVAGDGASDIISELALAVETGMTLEDVALTIHPHPTLGEMPMEAAEAALGRPIHSL
- a CDS encoding UPF0223 family protein, producing MEYSYPLDLEWSTEEIITVTHFYQTIEKGYESGVTHNELQTAYESFKEIVPSKAEEKTLFNEFEKASSYHPWGLIKELKDTNSNDIIKK
- a CDS encoding DUF4064 domain-containing protein; its protein translation is MAKRDYTVRVEPISRVPEKIIGWIGWIALLAVVVLIAYVSYAIGNDPQFMNIIEEEARRAAVEEGVNPQEVTNLLVGMLSKLWLLSLIGVIPLIISFIGLVKMKKRILAGSLLLITAIIIAPFVVTLFSSLMFVIAAVLLFVRKDKETSINDYNDRQVSPTYEDDTRVAKKPETSPAPVIAEDEDLEKTRMFTAVDEEDYKDISYDEDLSPLDDVDNDAKRTRRENLDKRNEE
- a CDS encoding YktB family protein, producing the protein MKYTFTEEDFDVFTHDTLEKTMSELKKHARVKLENLGEYFSDYLTEMTDDTHFTHVAQHARRKVNPPIDSWVAFSTNKRGYKMLPHFQIGLFKDHAFCQYGIIYEAPSKEYMADRLINQVDDILNLGDGYFITKNHMKPEKMFIKDLKEDDVKKAIERLKTVKSGELMIGKFYDKNDPVLKSDEAFLEELKNVFNTLHTFYIEEESV
- a CDS encoding inositol monophosphatase family protein; this encodes MDVYEFAKSLIRDAGDFIETRRLEGFEVMRKTGPHDLVTPVDKETEEFIYKRIKAQFPEHNIVGEETYGKDVKTLKGFTWIVDPIDGTVNFINQNDNFAISVGIYKDEEPYCGFVYDVANKVLYHSKVGEGAYRNSEKIKEVDYQPLDDTIVGVSHKWLLKDDVRQFFIELVDKARSVRNRGSAALDFTSVADGKYGAVVFYELFPWDYAGGRILTNELGLKCVTLTGEDVPELEASSVVCGHEKLVDEILEIFDHESFKEVHDKFFIK
- a CDS encoding DUF5325 family protein, encoding MEKKSKGIFFILAVLAIVLLVLLSVTLAEEMWGFAILLAIGFVAIFGIGFTLKKKYRENDWL
- the typA gene encoding translational GTPase TypA; translated protein: MTVRKDLRNIAIIAHVDHGKTTLVDQLLKQSGLFRDNEHVEDRAMDSGDIEKERGITILSKNTAIDYEDVRINILDTPGHADFGGEVERILKMVDGVILVVDAFEGTMPQTRFVLKKALDVGVTPLVVVNKIDKPQARPEAVVDEVLELFIDLGADDDQLEFPVVYASAMNGTASLDPETQDDNMKVLYDTILESVPAPVDNSDEPLQFQVSLLDYNDYVGRIGIGRVFRGSISVGENVSLVKLDGTVKQFRVTKMFGFLGLKRIEIEHAKAGDIIALSGLEDINVGETVTDRETVEALPAPTIDEPTLQMTFSVNNSPFAGREGKFVTARQIKDRLDIQLETDVSLRVDQGATPDQFIVSGRGELHLSILIENMRREGYELQVSKPEVIIREIDGKKHEPFERVQINVPSEHAGSVIESLGQRKGEMLDMATEDGQTKLVFLVPSRGLIGYTTDFMTMTHGYGILNHTFEDYRPVIQGKIGGRRNGVLVSINKGPASAFAIMNLEDRGTNFTEPGTEVYEGMIVGENSRENDLGVNITKTKAHTNMRSATKDQTETMKRPRIMTLEEALEYINVDELVEVTPESIRLRKKILNKSERDRALKNAKKQEE
- a CDS encoding YlaH-like family protein, translated to MFFSFVLMTAAQTDESSLYNRLSMFGKLYGADQNPDTAMWLLFITVYVLSVLAYVLGFAKKLKLWQNIVIYIIMLLFSLPLTFFAAFYPVAECLIVIVFVMGMYRFRLYNEKKKGTISFDKKETNK
- a CDS encoding YlaN family protein translates to MSSEETLKRLALETLEQDADRIVQLIRVQMDNLTMPQCPVYEEVLDTQMFGLSKEIHFAVRLGLIDREHGRSILADLEKQVSDVHEAYYEHREQLKKANK
- a CDS encoding FtsW/RodA/SpoVE family cell cycle protein, producing the protein MKKAKRLNYPISKTNQHIDYVIIFAYIALAIIGLVMIYSGSMVKSSRSEMTNFNPKFFFDSQLRFVIFGMTIFVIITFFTSSRLFRKPIIPIALIAGSILLLLATQIFGIEVNGEKNWIRLGFINLQTSEFVKIVVIMYLAYVYDRRLRIKTELIPTDTKHLMPFVLVLVMTLWIGRNDFGTSLIILSIIISMFFYLNFERKFTFMIFAGIVGIIILVVGAFIMFDGQFLSSYQLARIDTFFHPFNDPYGDGYQLTNSLIAIANGGLIGQGIGNGILKLGFLPEAQTDFIFSVIAEELGLIGVLIVLGLYATIVIKAFYYSYHTGDLYLRLITFGIGIYITIQCFFNIGGATKTIPLTGVPLPLLSYGGSSFLSISIALAVLSVAIKEIRYRKAINRD